Proteins encoded in a region of the Novibacillus thermophilus genome:
- the iolG gene encoding inositol 2-dehydrogenase: MPNEIRCAVLGLGRLGYWHSENLARRVNGAKLVAVADPLEGRAKQVAQALDVPKWFENPDEVFRDPEIDAVAIVTPTSTHADMIKKAAAHSKHIFVEKPITQTLEEADEVIEVIQDHNVICQVGFMRRFDPNYVEAKRRIEAGDIGKPIYFKGITRDGNTPPPDFIKNSGGLYLDFSIHDYDTARFLLGAEVISVTALGSVVENDYVAEFNDVDQALTYLTFDSGAAADIEASRNAKYGYDIRAEVIGTEGAIQIGSMQHHDIKILKNNGSTHDVFPDFPSQFKDAYLNEMTVFIECLRNNEKPAVDEIDGKIALEIAVSATKSYQTGSKVLLEPLKHV; this comes from the coding sequence ATGCCGAACGAAATCCGTTGTGCAGTTCTTGGATTGGGAAGATTAGGCTACTGGCACTCTGAGAATCTCGCTAGAAGGGTGAATGGTGCCAAGTTAGTAGCCGTGGCAGATCCTTTAGAAGGTAGAGCGAAGCAAGTTGCCCAGGCATTAGACGTTCCGAAATGGTTTGAAAACCCGGATGAAGTGTTCCGTGATCCAGAAATTGACGCAGTAGCAATTGTGACTCCAACTTCGACACATGCGGACATGATCAAAAAAGCGGCTGCTCATTCGAAACATATCTTTGTTGAGAAGCCGATTACGCAGACGTTAGAAGAAGCTGACGAAGTGATCGAAGTGATCCAGGACCATAACGTCATTTGTCAGGTTGGGTTTATGAGAAGGTTTGACCCCAATTACGTTGAAGCTAAACGAAGGATTGAAGCCGGTGATATCGGGAAGCCCATTTATTTTAAAGGGATTACCCGAGATGGGAACACTCCGCCGCCAGACTTTATCAAAAACAGCGGAGGACTGTACTTAGATTTTTCTATTCATGACTACGATACAGCCCGCTTCTTGTTAGGAGCTGAAGTGATATCGGTTACAGCGCTGGGCAGTGTGGTGGAGAATGATTACGTGGCGGAATTTAACGACGTGGATCAAGCGTTGACCTATTTAACGTTTGATTCCGGAGCGGCAGCTGATATCGAAGCGAGTAGAAATGCAAAGTACGGCTACGACATCAGGGCTGAAGTTATTGGGACAGAAGGCGCTATTCAAATCGGGTCGATGCAGCACCACGATATAAAGATACTTAAAAATAACGGCAGCACCCATGATGTTTTTCCAGACTTTCCGTCACAATTTAAAGATGCGTACTTGAATGAGATGACGGTGTTTATTGAATGCCTGAGAAACAACGAAAAGCCTGCAGTTGATGAGATTGACGGCAAAATCGCTTTAGAAATTGCTGTATCTGCCACAAAGTCTTACCAGACAGGAAGTAAGGTCCTGCTGGAACCTCTCAAACATGTTTGA
- a CDS encoding LacI family DNA-binding transcriptional regulator — MAKIDDVAKLANVSKGTVSNVFGRKRPVSKEVRERVLQAAKQLNYTPNHIARSLTTKQTMIIGLKIPYSKHLTLSSFQQNLISGVVTEASLYNYRVLIDTLAQDSVELPYLTTDPIDGVIILDPKREDERIALLHELNTPFVVIGKPQNSNVENVSFVNNNNEEIAFEVCDFLIQQGHEKILFLNAPECVTVSHDRKRGFLRAFHKNRLPCSERDNVFKKDMLEDPGTYGYEATLTYLVDQEYTAVIADTDKVALGILRALKELGKAVPDDVSVIAFSDDPVLSQGIDPPLTAVDLFASKLGSEAVKLLFSIMTKQDEVEQSVIVRAKLNVRKSSAVRK; from the coding sequence ATGGCGAAAATTGATGATGTGGCTAAGTTGGCAAACGTGTCCAAAGGGACTGTGTCCAACGTTTTTGGAAGAAAGAGGCCGGTCAGTAAAGAAGTGAGAGAGCGCGTATTACAAGCGGCTAAACAGTTAAATTACACTCCTAACCATATTGCGCGCAGTTTAACGACGAAGCAGACGATGATCATCGGCTTGAAAATCCCGTATTCTAAACACCTGACACTCAGCAGTTTTCAACAGAACTTGATTAGCGGGGTTGTGACGGAGGCGTCGCTCTACAACTACAGAGTGCTGATCGATACATTAGCACAAGACAGTGTGGAGCTTCCCTATCTGACGACAGACCCAATTGACGGAGTGATTATTTTAGATCCAAAGCGAGAGGATGAGCGCATTGCACTTTTACACGAGCTAAATACACCTTTTGTTGTGATCGGAAAACCGCAAAACTCTAATGTAGAGAATGTCTCGTTTGTCAACAACAACAACGAAGAAATAGCTTTTGAAGTGTGTGACTTTCTCATTCAGCAAGGGCACGAAAAAATATTATTCCTCAACGCACCCGAGTGCGTGACAGTGTCACATGACCGAAAAAGGGGTTTTTTGCGGGCGTTTCACAAAAATCGTCTGCCTTGTTCGGAGCGTGACAATGTCTTTAAGAAAGACATGTTAGAAGACCCTGGGACTTACGGTTACGAAGCAACATTAACATACTTGGTGGATCAAGAGTACACGGCTGTGATTGCTGACACTGACAAAGTCGCCCTTGGAATTTTGCGGGCATTGAAAGAATTGGGAAAGGCGGTTCCCGATGACGTGTCCGTCATCGCTTTTAGCGATGATCCCGTCCTGTCGCAAGGTATTGATCCGCCACTGACTGCGGTAGATTTATTTGCATCCAAACTCGGCTCTGAAGCGGTCAAACTGTTGTTTTCCATTATGACGAAACAGGATGAGGTCGAACAGAGTGTCATTGTCCGCGCAAAGTTAAATGTGCGAAAATCAAGTGCCGTTCGAAAATAG
- the iolE gene encoding myo-inosose-2 dehydratase, which yields MNVKLGISAINWLNEDRHLFKDLYTGEEVLSEMSKLGFEGTEMSRAFPRSVHELKALLSSKGLSLASGWKSVLFSDPSRRQTEMKAYREHVDFLKAMGCKHVVTCEIRNQFTGPDRSKMVSLSDEEWKYMVDGLHEAGRYCRENGMELVYHFHGETVVETPEEIHKLVEMTDPEHVHLLYDTGHAYYGGSDPLELLKTYYDRIRYIHLKDVRQDVLNWTRLYRVKFSHAVKKGIFTVPGDGCIDFIPIFQKLIERQYEGWLVIEAEQNPLTANPFAYAFKGKQYIEEVIEKVRQQTDLSD from the coding sequence GTGAACGTGAAGTTAGGTATTTCCGCGATCAACTGGTTGAACGAAGACCGACACTTATTTAAAGATTTGTACACTGGCGAAGAAGTGCTATCTGAAATGTCAAAACTTGGCTTCGAAGGAACAGAAATGAGCCGGGCATTTCCCAGAAGTGTCCATGAATTAAAAGCATTGTTGTCAAGCAAGGGACTGTCCCTCGCTTCCGGATGGAAATCGGTATTATTCAGTGATCCGTCTCGCCGCCAAACTGAAATGAAAGCTTATCGCGAGCATGTCGATTTCTTAAAAGCGATGGGCTGTAAACACGTAGTAACTTGCGAAATCCGGAATCAGTTTACGGGACCGGACCGATCAAAGATGGTGTCGCTATCAGATGAGGAATGGAAGTATATGGTGGATGGGCTCCATGAGGCCGGGCGTTATTGCCGGGAGAACGGGATGGAGCTCGTTTACCACTTTCACGGAGAAACGGTCGTGGAAACGCCTGAAGAGATTCATAAACTCGTCGAGATGACGGATCCGGAACACGTACACCTGTTGTATGATACGGGACATGCCTACTACGGTGGCAGTGATCCGTTAGAACTTCTCAAAACGTATTACGACAGGATCCGGTACATTCATTTAAAAGACGTTCGTCAAGACGTCCTCAATTGGACGCGCCTTTATCGTGTCAAGTTTTCCCACGCGGTAAAAAAAGGGATTTTTACCGTCCCCGGTGACGGTTGCATCGACTTTATTCCAATTTTTCAAAAATTAATCGAGCGCCAGTACGAGGGATGGCTCGTGATTGAAGCGGAACAAAACCCGCTTACAGCCAATCCCTTTGCGTATGCCTTCAAGGGAAAGCAGTATATCGAGGAGGTAATTGAAAAAGTGCGACAGCAAACAGATCTGTCAGACTAG
- a CDS encoding LacI family DNA-binding transcriptional regulator: MKPTIYDVAKKAGVSIATVSKVMNNQPVRKKTREKVLEAMEELDYKPNILASALMGKRTSTIGFLLPDIANPFVAEMARRVEDRAHEKGYNLVICSTDFDREKEALYVSLLNQKSVDGFILAGDFKNEDVLKSLLEEHIPVVLLAASHPSLLVNSVRVDDFIGGYEVASHLISLGHKKIAVIGEDATSSKERIRGFKQALQENEMNLRDEMVVIGGSSSEDAELSAAKLLADPEPPTAIFACNDILSMGVILAARGRDIRIPDDLSIVGFDNTLLSMNSDPPLTTVEQPIQDMCSQAVDLLIEEIEGKSKTKQRIIMMPRLIIRNSTSEYRAEDDA; this comes from the coding sequence ATGAAACCGACGATCTACGATGTGGCTAAGAAAGCGGGAGTATCAATAGCAACCGTTTCAAAAGTGATGAACAATCAGCCGGTTAGGAAAAAAACGAGAGAAAAAGTGTTAGAGGCGATGGAAGAGCTTGACTACAAGCCAAACATACTGGCATCAGCCTTAATGGGGAAGCGGACGTCCACGATCGGGTTCTTATTACCGGATATAGCGAACCCTTTCGTGGCTGAAATGGCGCGAAGAGTAGAAGATCGCGCGCATGAAAAAGGATATAATCTCGTCATTTGTAGTACCGACTTTGATCGAGAAAAAGAAGCGCTTTACGTTTCGTTGTTAAATCAAAAAAGTGTTGACGGGTTTATTTTGGCTGGTGATTTTAAAAATGAAGACGTTCTGAAAAGTTTGCTTGAGGAACACATACCGGTAGTGCTTCTCGCCGCATCCCATCCGTCATTATTGGTTAACAGCGTAAGAGTGGACGATTTTATCGGGGGATATGAAGTTGCTTCCCACCTGATATCGCTTGGTCACAAAAAAATAGCTGTTATTGGTGAGGATGCGACCAGCAGTAAGGAGCGGATTCGTGGATTCAAGCAGGCTTTACAGGAAAATGAAATGAATTTACGAGACGAAATGGTTGTTATAGGTGGCTCTAGTTCGGAAGATGCGGAACTATCAGCAGCGAAATTACTGGCTGACCCAGAACCGCCGACAGCCATATTTGCTTGCAACGACATACTGTCTATGGGTGTCATTCTTGCTGCGAGAGGAAGAGATATCAGGATTCCCGATGATCTTTCCATTGTCGGGTTTGACAATACCCTTTTATCTATGAACAGTGATCCTCCATTGACCACTGTTGAACAACCGATCCAGGATATGTGTTCTCAAGCTGTTGATTTACTTATAGAGGAGATCGAAGGCAAAAGTAAAACAAAGCAACGCATTATAATGATGCCACGTCTCATTATCCGCAATTCCACGAGCGAGTATCGAGCGGAGGATGACGCCTAA
- a CDS encoding DUF5054 domain-containing protein encodes MQQLETIYVVFKTHVDIGFTGLVREVLHHYETEMIDDVIKVCENTQKFGKDHQYVWTMPAWLLQHTLQNISENQRERVEQLIKQGQLVWHALPFTTHTEFCGVEEFIRGLHFSKQLADRYGKRTPISAKMTDVPGHTWMLPSILYKAGVRFLHLGCNSCSTPPDVPRLFYWEGPDGNRILTFYSKGGYGTDLLPPDDWPYPIWLALQQTHDNIGPQSDDIVENVLSELRQKAPGVKVKFGTMDDFAHDFLKRKMTDIPIIKKDLADTWIHGIGTYPQEVSDIRRLRTELSSLEALMSIEQLCNEHGNRHRKTAYTAIQKAYEHVLLFGEHTWGLDMKITLLPMRNGERVYEKDLFLQDKQSDSYKRAEASWDEQRSYVQRAEKAIRALRPSTSADDRFIGIYNPLPWTRHGEEVVLECGQNGFLADLENGERYPLVRDGKSQKAFVNRIPPAGWRVFKFVPGETAICSEAKELAKKTDTQVVLENRWITVRIDRRSGAIVSFYDKEREKEWVDDGASLEFGDYQYSVYGKEDILRFMKDYAYDLTDWYVHDFGKAGYPRIKRKVFGAKLKRIDIENRWNQCRVIITKEVARESYEAYGNAKTLHMILSLKTDQKGVDVQYRLCDKQETPFLEAGHFVFPLKTRRPQYCLQKMGSVIDPVTDILEQANQRLHCCDQWVDVQDGEHGIGFIPLDTPLLSIGEAGILQYSKTYVPEQSTLFFNAFNNQWGTNFPQWMGGDYTFKYRIVLHGGNWKKGNVWKAAAETRHSLTAVPVDPKLSESFSHGLLNRDVEGIAILAFKPSDDDGNYILRFQDLLGEKRFITLTFQNALRKASECDLLEREQGDLQRHLRNLDHSLITEIKPYEIKTLKLKFRRSKGEEES; translated from the coding sequence ATGCAGCAATTGGAAACGATATACGTCGTATTTAAAACGCACGTCGACATTGGGTTTACTGGATTAGTCAGAGAAGTTTTACACCATTACGAAACAGAGATGATCGACGATGTAATCAAGGTATGTGAAAACACACAAAAGTTTGGGAAAGACCATCAATACGTGTGGACGATGCCTGCGTGGCTGTTGCAGCACACGTTACAAAATATTTCTGAAAATCAGCGGGAACGGGTTGAACAATTGATAAAACAGGGTCAACTCGTGTGGCATGCACTTCCGTTTACCACACACACAGAATTTTGTGGGGTGGAAGAGTTTATCCGCGGTCTTCACTTTTCGAAACAGCTGGCAGATCGTTACGGTAAGCGAACTCCGATCTCGGCAAAAATGACGGATGTCCCTGGACATACGTGGATGCTTCCTTCCATTTTATACAAGGCGGGTGTGCGTTTTTTACACCTCGGATGTAATAGCTGTTCCACGCCTCCCGATGTACCGAGACTTTTTTACTGGGAAGGGCCTGACGGAAATCGAATACTGACTTTCTACTCCAAAGGGGGGTATGGGACAGATCTGTTACCTCCTGACGATTGGCCGTATCCGATATGGCTTGCCTTACAGCAGACTCATGACAATATAGGCCCCCAATCGGATGACATCGTGGAGAATGTTCTGTCTGAACTTCGACAAAAGGCACCCGGAGTAAAAGTTAAGTTCGGGACGATGGACGACTTCGCCCACGACTTCCTGAAGCGAAAAATGACGGACATCCCAATTATTAAGAAAGACCTAGCTGATACGTGGATTCACGGTATCGGAACGTATCCCCAGGAAGTGTCGGACATTCGCAGGTTAAGGACTGAATTGTCGTCGCTGGAGGCACTGATGTCAATAGAGCAATTGTGCAACGAGCACGGAAACCGTCATCGCAAAACCGCTTACACGGCCATCCAGAAAGCTTACGAACACGTGTTGTTGTTTGGGGAGCACACGTGGGGATTGGATATGAAGATTACTTTACTCCCGATGCGGAATGGAGAACGTGTGTACGAAAAAGACTTATTTTTACAAGATAAACAATCTGACAGCTACAAAAGGGCAGAGGCGTCCTGGGATGAGCAGCGATCTTACGTACAGCGTGCAGAAAAAGCTATAAGGGCCCTCCGGCCGTCCACGTCGGCTGACGATCGCTTCATCGGTATTTACAATCCGCTCCCTTGGACGCGACACGGAGAAGAAGTCGTTCTGGAATGTGGGCAGAACGGTTTTTTGGCGGACCTGGAAAACGGGGAAAGATACCCGCTCGTCAGGGATGGCAAGAGTCAAAAAGCCTTCGTCAACCGAATTCCGCCCGCGGGGTGGCGAGTTTTCAAGTTTGTCCCTGGGGAGACGGCCATTTGCAGTGAAGCAAAAGAATTGGCTAAAAAAACGGATACGCAGGTGGTTTTAGAGAACCGTTGGATTACAGTGCGAATTGATCGCCGTAGTGGGGCAATTGTAAGTTTCTACGACAAGGAAAGGGAGAAGGAGTGGGTGGACGACGGGGCAAGCCTTGAGTTTGGTGACTACCAGTACAGCGTATACGGAAAAGAAGATATTTTGCGGTTCATGAAAGACTACGCTTACGACCTCACAGATTGGTATGTTCATGACTTTGGCAAAGCCGGTTATCCCAGAATAAAAAGAAAAGTCTTCGGTGCCAAATTGAAACGCATCGACATTGAAAACAGGTGGAATCAGTGCCGCGTGATCATTACGAAAGAAGTAGCCCGGGAAAGTTACGAAGCATACGGAAACGCCAAAACGTTACACATGATTCTCTCCTTAAAAACGGATCAAAAAGGCGTAGACGTTCAATACCGGTTGTGCGATAAGCAAGAGACCCCGTTTTTGGAGGCCGGACACTTCGTGTTTCCGCTGAAGACGCGACGCCCCCAGTATTGTCTGCAAAAAATGGGGAGTGTGATAGATCCGGTAACTGACATTCTGGAACAGGCCAATCAGCGACTGCATTGTTGTGATCAATGGGTGGATGTACAGGACGGTGAACACGGCATCGGATTCATACCACTAGATACCCCGCTCCTTTCCATAGGGGAAGCAGGAATCCTTCAATATTCGAAGACGTATGTCCCGGAACAATCGACACTGTTTTTCAACGCCTTTAACAACCAGTGGGGCACTAATTTTCCGCAATGGATGGGCGGGGACTATACGTTTAAATACCGCATTGTTTTGCACGGCGGTAATTGGAAGAAAGGAAATGTGTGGAAAGCAGCCGCTGAGACGAGACATTCTTTAACTGCTGTGCCCGTCGATCCGAAATTGTCAGAGTCCTTTTCACATGGTCTGCTGAATCGGGACGTAGAAGGCATTGCCATTTTGGCATTTAAGCCGTCAGATGACGACGGGAATTACATTTTGCGATTTCAAGATTTGCTGGGAGAAAAGCGTTTCATTACACTCACGTTTCAAAACGCTTTACGTAAAGCCTCTGAGTGCGATTTATTGGAAAGGGAACAAGGCGATCTGCAACGCCATCTTCGTAATCTTGATCATTCACTCATTACGGAAATAAAGCCTTACGAAATCAAAACATTGAAGCTGAAATTTAGACGTTCAAAAGGGGAGGAGGAAAGTTGA
- a CDS encoding CehA/McbA family metallohydrolase: MTDSLVEVTLSKNLSLQHQGMYLSLPFDVPEHAEEVSVQLNVVGSGENVVDLGLEDPYGVRGWSGGARTSVFVREDRATPGYTVGPLAPGKWSVILNAYRICSDGCTVNVYIRIQREANRWYKGDLHLHSHHSDGVYSISEVAAHVKEAGLEFMALTDHNTFSQNDSYPTVEDLVIIPAVELTTNRGHSNFYGVKKPFSDFRCQTVEDVQRVMREGEANGALISVNHPHCDNCGWDWGLEHFAFQFVEIWNGVWSEANRRTLNWWQEQLCRGKRIIAIGGSDKHGPHESIRYGVPTNWVLAKSHSPRGILEGMREGKVCVSAHPGELFVDINIDQTRMGGTHYADQQDETLDLCCTVSQFAEGLLKIISSEGIWKEVVLEARHSELHFEVDARKSFYRVEIWDKDQKRPSPLAISNPIFIKTRQSSLFE, from the coding sequence GTGACAGACTCGCTCGTAGAAGTGACGTTATCGAAGAATTTGTCTTTACAGCATCAGGGGATGTATCTTTCGCTGCCGTTTGATGTGCCGGAACATGCAGAGGAAGTGTCTGTTCAACTCAACGTCGTTGGCAGCGGAGAAAACGTGGTAGACCTGGGTCTTGAGGACCCCTACGGTGTCAGAGGTTGGAGCGGCGGGGCGCGGACATCAGTTTTTGTAAGGGAAGACCGGGCGACTCCAGGGTACACTGTCGGTCCGCTTGCACCGGGCAAATGGAGTGTCATTCTGAATGCCTATCGCATTTGTTCTGACGGATGTACAGTAAACGTTTATATCAGAATCCAAAGAGAGGCCAACCGCTGGTATAAAGGAGATTTGCACCTTCATTCCCACCATAGCGACGGCGTTTATTCCATATCAGAAGTCGCTGCACACGTAAAAGAGGCGGGACTGGAGTTTATGGCTTTAACCGACCACAATACATTCAGCCAGAACGATTCGTATCCAACGGTTGAAGACCTTGTCATCATACCGGCAGTTGAGCTTACGACGAATCGGGGACACAGTAATTTCTACGGAGTCAAAAAGCCGTTTTCTGACTTTCGCTGTCAAACTGTGGAAGATGTGCAGCGTGTCATGAGAGAAGGAGAAGCAAACGGAGCTCTCATTTCGGTTAACCATCCCCATTGTGATAATTGTGGGTGGGATTGGGGTTTGGAACATTTTGCATTCCAGTTTGTTGAGATCTGGAACGGTGTGTGGAGTGAAGCGAACCGAAGAACACTCAACTGGTGGCAGGAACAACTGTGCCGAGGCAAGCGGATCATCGCCATCGGCGGAAGCGACAAACACGGTCCACACGAATCGATCCGATACGGTGTTCCGACAAATTGGGTCTTGGCAAAGTCGCACAGTCCCCGTGGAATACTAGAAGGTATGCGTGAAGGGAAAGTGTGTGTGAGTGCCCATCCAGGAGAATTGTTTGTTGATATAAACATTGATCAGACGCGGATGGGCGGTACACACTATGCGGACCAGCAGGATGAGACGCTCGATTTATGTTGTACGGTCTCTCAATTTGCGGAAGGGCTGTTGAAGATTATATCGTCAGAAGGAATATGGAAGGAAGTTGTGCTCGAGGCAAGACATTCGGAACTTCATTTCGAAGTAGATGCAAGAAAGTCCTTTTATCGTGTTGAAATTTGGGACAAAGATCAAAAACGGCCGTCACCTCTCGCAATCAGCAATCCGATATTTATTAAGACAAGGCAGTCAAGCTTATTTGAATAG
- a CDS encoding MFS transporter, whose translation MKGNGFLDTTRSKNRISIRDHIVFISVTFVYWFSMYIYVPVLPTYLESLGATYTFIGIVLGSYGVMQVLIRLPIGIFSDLMKARRPFIILGLVTSVLSCVGFVLSDGLGWALGFRTLSGVAASTWVTFTVLYSNFFSKEGSTQSMSIMQFVTVTAQVISMGVSGVLVKRWGLEFPFLIGGILGFMGLALSFFIKEPVGDEAKSLMRMKDVPKVVRNPLLVKVSLLSAFAHCVLFITVFGYTTPYALNLGVEEGELGYISFAFLIPHAIASLFSGRKIVPVLGQWMTLTIGFLGSAVFTCMIPLVDHYGWLCLTQSFNGFFLGLTFPLLLSMAIQSVPREKQATAMGFYQSVFAAGIFLGPFLAGVLNHMFGLKGGFFLAATLGFIAVGISYVERNNFKYSVDNDVKA comes from the coding sequence ATGAAGGGGAATGGCTTCTTGGACACGACACGTAGCAAGAATCGTATTTCGATTCGCGACCATATTGTGTTTATTTCGGTAACCTTTGTTTATTGGTTTTCCATGTACATTTACGTTCCTGTTTTGCCGACATACTTAGAATCGTTGGGGGCAACGTACACGTTCATCGGTATCGTTCTAGGCAGCTACGGCGTCATGCAAGTTCTCATTCGCCTCCCTATTGGCATTTTTTCCGACCTGATGAAGGCGCGCCGTCCTTTTATCATTCTCGGCCTTGTTACAAGTGTGTTAAGTTGTGTTGGTTTTGTTTTGTCTGATGGATTGGGTTGGGCGCTGGGATTTCGGACGCTTTCAGGCGTTGCGGCATCCACTTGGGTGACGTTTACGGTTTTGTATTCCAACTTCTTTTCTAAAGAAGGAAGCACGCAATCTATGAGTATCATGCAATTTGTGACGGTTACGGCCCAGGTGATCAGTATGGGCGTCAGTGGCGTTCTAGTCAAACGTTGGGGGTTGGAGTTTCCGTTTTTAATTGGTGGGATTCTAGGCTTCATGGGTTTAGCCCTATCTTTTTTTATCAAGGAACCTGTCGGAGACGAAGCGAAATCCTTGATGCGCATGAAAGATGTACCTAAGGTTGTGCGCAATCCCCTGTTGGTGAAAGTTTCCCTTCTATCCGCGTTTGCCCATTGTGTACTATTCATCACGGTTTTCGGATATACAACTCCCTATGCTCTAAATCTTGGTGTGGAAGAAGGCGAGCTGGGCTATATTTCGTTTGCGTTTTTAATTCCCCATGCCATTGCGTCCTTATTTTCCGGAAGGAAGATTGTCCCCGTTTTAGGTCAGTGGATGACTTTAACGATCGGATTTTTAGGGAGTGCTGTTTTTACTTGTATGATTCCGTTGGTGGATCATTACGGATGGCTGTGTCTTACACAGTCTTTTAACGGCTTTTTTCTCGGCTTAACGTTTCCCCTTTTGCTGAGTATGGCCATCCAATCAGTTCCCCGTGAGAAACAGGCGACAGCGATGGGATTCTATCAGTCTGTCTTCGCCGCCGGAATTTTTTTAGGTCCTTTTTTGGCTGGGGTGTTGAACCATATGTTTGGCCTGAAAGGAGGGTTTTTCCTAGCCGCTACTTTAGGGTTCATAGCGGTGGGAATATCTTATGTCGAGAGAAATAATTTCAAATACAGTGTTGACAACGACGTAAAAGCGTAA
- a CDS encoding aldo/keto reductase, with protein sequence MKHFQISGLDQRVSELILGTATFHPSNIEEMSGVLDEYIRLGGNILDTAQNYGAGDSENAIGMWLNERKNRQDILILTKGGHPDENGPRVNAEAIKYDLFGSLQRLQTDYIDLYLLHRDDPAVPVEPIVEALNEHVEQGLIKAIGVSNWSCERIQEANNYAHAHGLVGFSCSSPHLSLAEPVEPMWPGCVFADKGTRSWHEVTQFPLLSWSALAGGFFTGRFSPGRRDHPDIVRVYYSDENWERYRRAEQLALKKGCRTLHIALAYVLRQPFPVGGIIGPRRVEELQSSFEATRIPLSPEEMRWLNLEEAS encoded by the coding sequence TTGAAACACTTTCAAATATCGGGACTGGATCAGCGAGTGTCAGAGTTAATTTTGGGGACCGCAACATTTCATCCCTCCAATATTGAGGAAATGAGCGGCGTATTGGATGAATACATCCGTTTGGGCGGTAACATACTGGACACTGCCCAAAATTATGGAGCAGGAGACAGTGAAAATGCGATCGGGATGTGGTTGAACGAGCGGAAAAACCGCCAGGACATCCTCATTTTGACAAAAGGGGGTCATCCGGATGAAAACGGGCCCCGCGTGAACGCGGAAGCGATCAAGTACGACCTTTTCGGCAGTTTGCAAAGGTTGCAAACAGACTACATCGATCTGTATCTGCTGCATCGAGATGATCCTGCTGTACCAGTTGAACCGATCGTCGAAGCGCTAAATGAACATGTTGAACAAGGGTTGATAAAGGCAATCGGGGTTTCAAACTGGTCATGCGAAAGAATTCAGGAAGCCAACAATTACGCCCACGCACATGGCCTTGTCGGATTTTCGTGCAGCAGTCCCCATTTGAGTCTGGCTGAGCCCGTGGAACCGATGTGGCCAGGCTGTGTATTTGCCGACAAAGGAACGCGAAGCTGGCATGAAGTTACACAATTCCCTCTGTTATCGTGGTCGGCTCTTGCGGGTGGTTTTTTTACTGGGCGTTTTTCGCCAGGGAGAAGAGACCATCCTGACATCGTGAGGGTTTACTACAGCGACGAGAACTGGGAGAGATATCGCCGCGCTGAACAATTGGCATTGAAAAAAGGGTGTCGCACTTTGCACATCGCCCTGGCATACGTATTGCGTCAACCATTTCCGGTTGGAGGTATCATCGGTCCGCGAAGGGTGGAGGAATTACAATCCAGCTTTGAAGCAACACGCATTCCATTGAGTCCGGAAGAAATGCGTTGGCTGAATTTAGAGGAAGCGAGCTGA